The Odocoileus virginianus isolate 20LAN1187 ecotype Illinois chromosome 3, Ovbor_1.2, whole genome shotgun sequence genome includes a window with the following:
- the ZBTB7A gene encoding zinc finger and BTB domain-containing protein 7A: MAGGVDGPIGIPFPDHSSDILSGLNEQRTQGLLCDVVILVEGREFPTHRSVLAACSQYFKKLFTSGAVVDQQNVYEIDFVSAEALTALMDFAYTATLTVSTANVGDILSAARLLEIPAVSHVCADLLDRQILAADAGADAGQLDLVDQIDQRNLLRAKEYLEFFQTNPMNSLPATAAASFPWSAFGASDDDLDATKEAVAAAVAAVAAGDCNGLDFYGPGPPAERPPAGDGDEGDSNPGLWPERDEDAPAGGLFPTPVVPPSTATQNGHYGRGGEEEAASLSEAAPEPGDSPGFLSGAAEGEDADGADADGLAASTLLQQMMSSVGRAGAATAGDSDEESRADDKGVVDYYLKYFSGAHDGDVYPAWSQKVEKKIRAKAFQKCPICEKVIQGAGKLPRHIRTHTGEKPYECNICKVRFTRQDKLKVHMRKHTGEKPYLCQQCGAAFAHNYDLKNHMRVHTGLRPYQCDSCCKTFVRSDHLHRHLKKDGCNGVPSRRGRKPRVRGGALGGPDPAPAPGAPAAPPPGAPAPPGSPEDDTAAAARRNGQEKHFKDEDEEEDEASPDGLGRLNVASAAGGGDGGSGATTADGSFAAGLA, encoded by the exons ATGGCCGGCGGCGTGGACGGCCCCATCGGGATCCCGTTCCCTGACCACAGCAGTGACATCCTGAGCGGACTCAACGAGCAGCGGACGCAGGGCCTGCTGTGTGATGTGGTGATCCTGGTAGAGGGCCGCGAGTTCCCCACGCACCGCTCGGTGCTAGCCGCCTGCAGCCAGTACTTCAAGAAGTTGTTCACATCAGGCGCCGTGGTGGACCAGCAGAACGTGTACGAGATCGACTTCGTCAGCGCTGAGGCACTCACGGCCCTCATGGACTTCGCCTACACGGCCACGCTCACTGTCAGCACGGCCAACGTGGGCGACATCCTCAGCGCTGCCCGCCTGCTCGAGATCCCCGCTGTGAGCCACGTGTGTGCCGACCTCCTCGACCGGCAGATCCTGGCAGCCGACGCAGGCGCCGATGCCGGGCAGCTGGACCTCGTAGATCAAATTGATCAGCGAAACCTCCTTCGCGCCAAGGAGTACCTCGAGTTCTTCCAGACCAATCCCATGAACAGCCTGCCCGCCACCGCGGCCGCCTCCTTCCCATGGTCTGCCTTTGGCGCATCCGATGATGACCTGGATGCCACCAAGGAGGCCGTGGCCGCCGCTGTGGCCGCCGTGGCTGCTGGCGACTGCAATGGCTTGGATTTCTACGGGCCCGGCCCCCCGGCTGAGCGGCCCCCAGCTGGGGATGGGGATGAGGGCGACAGCAATCCAGGTCTGTGGCCAGAGCGGGATGAGGACGCCCCGGCAGGGGGCCTCTTTCCAACCCCCGTGGTCCCGCCATCCACCGCCACGCAGAACGGCCATTACGgccggggcggggaggaggaggcggcCTCACTGTCGGAGGCAGCCCCGGAGCCAGGCGACTCTCCGGGCTTCCTGTCAGGCGCGGCTGAGGGCGAGGACGCGGATGGGGCTGATGCAGACGGGCTGGCGGCCAGCACGCTGCTGCAGCAGATGATGTCGTCGGTGGGCCGGGCGGGGGCGGCCACGGCGGGGGACAGCGACGAGGAGTCACGGGCGGACGACAAGGGCGTTGTGGACTACTACCTGAAGTACTTCAGCGGCGCCCACGACGGGGACGTCTACCCGGCCTGGTCACAGAAGGTGGAGAAGAAGATCCGGGCCAAGGCCTTCCAGAAGTGCCCCATCTGTGAGAAGGTCATCCAGGGTGCCGGCAAGCTGCCGCGCCACATCCGGACCCACACAGGCGAGAAGCCCTACGAGTGTAACATCTGCAAGGTCCGATTCACCAG GCAGGACAAGCTCAAGGTGCACATGAGGAAGCACACGGGCGAGAAGCCGTACCTGTGCCAGCAGTGCGGGGCGGCCTTCGCGCACAACTACGACCTGAAGAACCACATGCGCGTGCACACCGGCCTGCGGCCTTACCAGTGCGACAGCTGCTGCAAGACGTTCGTGCGCTCCGACCACCTGCACAGACACCTCAAGAAGGACGGCTGCAACGGCGTGCCCTCGCGCCGTGGCCGCAAGCCCCGTGTGCGGGGCGGGGCGCTTGGGGGGCCCGACCCCGCTCCAGCCCCTGGGGCCCCCGCGGCCCCACCGCCtggcgcccccgccccgcccggctcGCCCGAAGATGACACCGCTGCCGCCGCGCGGCGCAATGGCCAGGAGAAGCACTTTAAGGacgaggacgaggaggaggacgAGGCCAGCCCCGATGGCCTGGGCAGGTTGAATGTAGCGAGCGCCGCAGGGGGAGGCGACGGGGGCTCCGGGGCCACCACCGCCGACGGCAGCTTCGCGGCCGGACTCGcttga